TTGACGGAGTCGCCCGCCGCGACCTTGATCGCGACGACGGAGCCGGGCAGCGGAGCGGGTACGGCTTCGCCGTTCACGGCGACGGCCGGAGCGGCGGCGACAGGCGCGGGAGCCGCGGGCGCGGCTGCGGGAGCCGGAGCGGCTGCCGGAGCGGGAGCCG
This sequence is a window from Clostridia bacterium. Protein-coding genes within it:
- a CDS encoding biotin/lipoyl-binding protein — protein: APAPAAAPAPAAAPAAPAPVAAAPAVAVNGEAVPAPLPGSVVAIKVAAGDSVKKGQVLVVIEAMKMENEVMAPRDGVVAQVITSKGASVNSGDPLVTLG